A stretch of Nilaparvata lugens isolate BPH chromosome 12, ASM1435652v1, whole genome shotgun sequence DNA encodes these proteins:
- the LOC111046284 gene encoding LIRP yields MFPTRIILLILGIESILANKDLVLISEERQTFHVCGHHLATLLNLVCEGNYNGQLSKKSSTGEIDWQREMEQQQLETEDSLNDLVYQFPFRSRAHANAFLAPDGVFRRHTRGIVEECCKKPCTKYELKMYCADSK; encoded by the exons ATGTTTCCAACAAGGATAATTCTGCTGATTTTGGGGATTGAGAGTATTCTGGCCAACAAGGATCTAGTGTTGATCTCCGAGGAACGACAAACGTTCCATGTATGCGGCCATCATTTGGCCACTCTCCTAAATCTCGTCTGCGAAGGAAACTACAATGGACAACTTAGCAAGAAATCCAGCACAG GCGAAATAGACTGGCAGAGAGAGATGGAACAGCAGCAATTAGAGACAGAAGATTCGCTCAACGATCTCGTCTACCAGTTTCCGTTTCGGTCGCGAGCGCATGCGAATGCGTTTCTCGCCCCCGACGGTGTCTTCAGACGCCACACACGAGGCATAGTCGAAGAGTGTTGCAAGAAACCCTGCACCAAATACGAGCTCAAAATGTACTGCGCTGATAGCAAGTAA